The following proteins are co-located in the Paludibaculum fermentans genome:
- a CDS encoding DUF4097 family beta strand repeat-containing protein, producing the protein MQRNWLALSLVFGTLTLTGCDIDPSDWGSSDRYKEEFSYQHKLTPGGRVVLETFNGSVEVLGWDGDRVDISGTKYASREEVMKDLKIDVISDPGSIRIRALRPIERNCNCGARFVIKLPRKVILDNIQTSNGSMRIESIQGSARLKTSNGSIRVWNVEGSLEATTSNSSIELDKFKGAATLVTSNGRIKADGVEGAFNAHTSNASIDAQVVSLETGRSMELESSNGSINATLDSWNNNAIRASTSNSSINLRVPENIHADLRASTSNGSITSDISINTNQFSKTKVSGQLNGGGALLDLTSSNGNIRLLKK; encoded by the coding sequence ATGCAACGAAACTGGCTCGCTCTCTCACTAGTCTTTGGAACCCTCACGCTCACCGGTTGCGACATCGATCCGTCGGACTGGGGCAGCTCAGACCGGTATAAGGAGGAGTTCTCCTATCAGCACAAGCTCACCCCCGGCGGCCGTGTCGTACTGGAGACCTTCAATGGCTCCGTTGAGGTACTCGGCTGGGATGGAGACCGCGTCGACATCAGCGGAACGAAGTACGCATCGCGCGAAGAGGTCATGAAAGACCTGAAGATCGACGTCATTTCCGACCCCGGCTCGATTCGCATTCGAGCCCTGCGCCCTATCGAGCGCAACTGCAATTGCGGAGCCCGCTTCGTGATCAAGCTCCCCAGGAAGGTGATTCTCGACAACATCCAGACCTCGAACGGCAGCATGCGGATTGAGTCCATCCAGGGCAGTGCCCGGCTGAAGACGTCCAATGGCTCCATCCGTGTCTGGAACGTCGAAGGCTCACTGGAAGCCACCACGTCCAACTCCAGCATCGAGCTGGATAAGTTCAAGGGCGCGGCCACCCTCGTCACCTCCAACGGCCGCATCAAGGCCGACGGCGTGGAGGGCGCCTTCAATGCCCACACGTCGAATGCCTCGATCGACGCCCAGGTGGTTTCGCTGGAGACCGGCCGGTCGATGGAGCTTGAGAGCTCCAACGGCAGCATCAACGCGACACTCGACTCCTGGAATAACAATGCGATCCGCGCCAGCACCTCGAACTCGTCCATCAACCTGCGCGTGCCCGAGAACATCCATGCCGACCTGCGCGCCTCGACCTCGAACGGCAGCATCACCTCGGACATCTCCATCAACACCAACCAGTTCAGCAAGACCAAGGTGAGTGGCCAACTGAATGGCGGCGGCGCGCTGCTGGACCTGACCAGCTCCAACGGCAATATCCGGCTTTTGAAGAAGTAA
- a CDS encoding PadR family transcriptional regulator has translation MPPQNSAQTALDLLILTLLDRRGPLHGYAIANFIEDLSDEALKVEEGSLYPALHRMEEKGWVAAEWTITGSKRRARQYSITHGGQSQLSAETQRWAGFSLGVARVLQQA, from the coding sequence ATGCCTCCACAGAACTCCGCCCAAACCGCTCTCGACCTCCTCATCCTCACCCTGCTCGACCGTCGCGGACCCCTCCACGGCTACGCCATCGCCAACTTCATCGAGGACCTCTCCGACGAAGCCCTCAAGGTCGAGGAAGGCTCTCTCTACCCAGCCCTCCACCGCATGGAGGAGAAGGGCTGGGTTGCCGCCGAATGGACCATCACCGGCAGCAAGCGGCGGGCCCGCCAGTACAGCATCACGCATGGAGGCCAGAGCCAGCTATCCGCCGAAACCCAACGCTGGGCCGGCTTCTCCCTGGGCGTCGCCCGTGTCCTGCAGCAGGCGTAA
- a CDS encoding porin family protein: MRNNPNIHRIFAASACALVFACTMNAQTEERPISVGVIGGVGLNDPFDSRNVDILTPSNIRYSFSNHRYIVGPMVQFNLPLHLGLEVDALYRRYSYTSDAAPFNSIVTTKTSSNTWEFPILLKYRVFKGPLSPFLVAGPNFRYVSEGERSTSILSGNPQDAPAFVPRELKNSFAPGFSVGGGVSLGAKALKIEPQIRYTRWGWENFASNPTGFFKSNQNQVDFLINVRF, translated from the coding sequence ATGAGAAATAACCCCAATATTCACCGCATCTTCGCCGCATCCGCATGTGCGCTTGTTTTTGCATGCACGATGAATGCGCAGACGGAAGAACGTCCCATTTCGGTGGGCGTCATCGGTGGAGTCGGCTTGAATGATCCGTTCGATTCCCGTAATGTTGATATCCTGACACCCTCGAATATTCGATATTCGTTCTCTAACCACCGCTACATCGTGGGCCCCATGGTCCAGTTCAATCTCCCGCTGCATCTGGGCCTGGAAGTGGACGCGCTCTACCGCCGCTACAGCTACACCTCCGATGCGGCGCCCTTCAACAGCATCGTCACCACCAAAACCAGCTCGAACACCTGGGAGTTCCCCATCCTGTTGAAATACAGGGTCTTCAAGGGCCCGTTGAGCCCCTTCCTCGTGGCGGGTCCCAACTTCCGGTATGTCTCTGAAGGAGAACGCAGCACCTCAATCCTCAGCGGCAATCCGCAGGACGCCCCGGCCTTCGTGCCGCGCGAATTGAAGAACAGCTTCGCGCCGGGCTTCTCGGTGGGCGGCGGCGTCAGCCTGGGCGCCAAGGCACTGAAGATCGAACCGCAAATTCGATATACACGCTGGGGCTGGGAAAACTTCGCTTCCAACCCGACAGGCTTCTTCAAGTCCAATCAGAATCAGGTCGACTTCCTGATAAACGTCCGCTTCTAG
- a CDS encoding pyruvate carboxylase, with protein sequence MKKLLALNRGEIAIRIFRAANELGLGTVAIYSQEDRLSLHRFKADEAYLIGEGMGPVQAYLDVEGIVSLAKEKGVDFIHPGYGFLSENPALPKACAAAGITFVGPSERILGMLGDKTAARRLAHEAGVPTLPGTEKPAASFEQAKKLAPKIGFPLILKAAFGGGGRGMRVVNKPEELEARFHEATAEAQAAFGNGAVFMERYIRRAKHVEVQILGDTHGNMVHLWERDCSVQRRHQKVVEVAPAFGLDMKIREGLCAAAVKLCSHAKYYSAGTVEFLVDVDSVEWFFIEVNPRVQVEHTVTEEVTGIDIVRAQIQVAHGLELHGAEMGIPAQDEIRVTGAALQCRVTTEDPAKNFLPDYGKIQTYRSPAGFGVRLDGASAYGGAVITPYYDSLLVKVTTRGNNFVQACQRMDRVLREFRIRGVKTNIPFLENVIHNAKFQAGEATTTFLEQTPELFRFKARQDRATRLLTYLGDVMVNGNPEMTNRVAPAVTRVAPVPEHNAAEPPKGTRQLLDELGAAGFAEWTRSQKRLLITDTTMRDAHQSLMATRMRTYDMLQIANYYSHRLSGLYSLEMWGGATFDVTMRFLHEDPWMRLRRLRELIPNICFQMLFRASNAVGYTAYPDNAVRRFVEVAADEGMDIFRIFDSLNWLPNMKVAMEAVRRTPKVCEAAICYTGDILDPKRDKYPLAYYVKMAKELEKMGAHVLAIKDMAGLLKPYAAHKLVKALKEEVGLPLHFHTHDTSGLNAASILKASEAGVDAVDAALSSMSGSTSQPNLNSIVAALQHDKTRGTGLDFEALNRASDYWEVVRANYAPFDTAPRSGTADVYIHEMPGGQYTNLREQAENLGLGPRWPEIARMYADVNHAFGDIVKVTPSSKVVGDMALFLIQHGMTVKEFENLGAGHSLNIPNSVVEMFEGTLGEPEGGWPKKISNVILKGKKAGKGRPGAKLAPVQFDEIRTVVEKKTGHKPSETDLMSYVMYPDVFTKFDKARAAYGDLTVLPSPTFFYGMKTGEEITVEIEAGKALVIKFVAVGDPHPDGTRTVFFELNGQPREVTIRDRKLKAETKAHPVADVAVPGQVGAPIPGAVTSIAVELNQEVKKGEKLLVMEAMKMQTTVYAPVAGKISARHVSVGQTVQPKDLLVVIS encoded by the coding sequence ATGAAGAAGTTACTGGCGCTGAACAGAGGGGAAATTGCGATCCGGATCTTCCGTGCCGCCAACGAGTTAGGGCTCGGAACGGTGGCTATCTACAGCCAGGAAGACCGGTTGAGCCTGCATCGCTTCAAGGCCGACGAGGCGTACCTGATTGGCGAGGGCATGGGCCCTGTCCAGGCCTATCTGGACGTCGAGGGCATCGTTTCGCTGGCCAAGGAGAAGGGTGTCGATTTCATCCACCCGGGGTACGGATTCCTGAGTGAGAACCCGGCCCTGCCCAAGGCTTGCGCGGCCGCGGGGATCACCTTCGTGGGTCCCAGCGAACGGATTCTGGGGATGCTGGGCGACAAGACCGCGGCCCGGCGCCTGGCGCACGAGGCGGGTGTTCCGACCCTGCCTGGCACCGAGAAGCCCGCGGCGAGCTTCGAGCAGGCCAAAAAGCTGGCTCCGAAGATCGGTTTCCCCTTGATTCTAAAGGCGGCCTTCGGTGGCGGCGGACGTGGCATGCGCGTCGTCAACAAGCCCGAGGAACTGGAAGCGCGGTTCCATGAAGCGACGGCCGAGGCGCAGGCTGCGTTCGGCAACGGCGCGGTGTTCATGGAGCGCTACATCCGGCGCGCCAAGCACGTGGAAGTGCAGATTCTAGGCGATACGCACGGCAACATGGTCCACCTGTGGGAGCGCGACTGCAGCGTACAGCGGCGTCACCAGAAGGTGGTGGAAGTGGCTCCGGCGTTCGGGCTGGACATGAAGATCCGCGAGGGTCTATGCGCCGCGGCGGTGAAACTGTGCTCGCATGCCAAGTACTACAGCGCCGGCACGGTGGAGTTCCTGGTGGACGTGGACTCCGTCGAATGGTTCTTCATCGAAGTCAACCCGCGCGTCCAGGTGGAGCACACGGTCACCGAGGAAGTGACGGGCATCGACATTGTGCGGGCGCAGATCCAGGTGGCCCATGGGCTAGAACTGCACGGCGCTGAGATGGGGATTCCGGCGCAGGACGAGATCCGGGTGACCGGCGCGGCGCTGCAGTGCCGGGTGACGACCGAGGATCCGGCCAAGAACTTCCTGCCTGATTACGGCAAGATTCAGACCTACCGGTCACCGGCCGGCTTTGGTGTGCGCCTGGACGGTGCGTCGGCCTATGGCGGCGCGGTGATCACGCCGTACTACGACTCGCTGCTGGTGAAGGTGACGACGCGCGGCAACAACTTCGTGCAGGCCTGCCAGCGCATGGACCGCGTGCTGCGCGAGTTCCGTATTCGCGGCGTGAAGACGAACATCCCGTTCCTCGAGAACGTGATCCACAACGCGAAGTTCCAGGCGGGCGAGGCGACGACAACCTTCCTGGAGCAGACGCCGGAGCTGTTCCGGTTCAAGGCCCGGCAGGACCGGGCGACCCGGCTGCTCACCTATTTGGGCGACGTGATGGTGAACGGCAATCCGGAGATGACAAACCGCGTGGCGCCGGCGGTGACGCGGGTGGCTCCGGTACCGGAGCACAACGCGGCCGAGCCGCCCAAGGGTACCCGGCAACTGCTGGACGAGTTGGGCGCGGCCGGGTTTGCCGAGTGGACCCGCAGCCAGAAGCGGCTGCTCATCACGGATACGACGATGCGCGACGCGCATCAGAGCCTGATGGCGACCCGCATGCGGACCTACGACATGCTGCAGATCGCCAACTACTATTCGCACCGTCTGAGCGGGCTGTACAGCCTGGAGATGTGGGGCGGGGCGACGTTCGACGTGACCATGCGGTTCCTGCACGAGGATCCGTGGATGCGGCTGCGGCGGCTGCGCGAACTGATTCCCAACATCTGCTTCCAGATGCTGTTCCGGGCGTCGAACGCGGTGGGTTACACGGCCTATCCGGACAACGCCGTGCGGCGGTTCGTCGAGGTGGCGGCGGACGAAGGCATGGACATCTTCCGCATCTTCGATTCGCTGAACTGGCTGCCGAACATGAAGGTGGCCATGGAGGCGGTGCGGCGGACGCCCAAGGTGTGCGAGGCGGCCATCTGCTACACCGGCGACATCCTGGATCCGAAGCGCGACAAGTATCCGCTGGCCTACTACGTGAAGATGGCCAAGGAACTGGAGAAGATGGGCGCGCACGTCCTGGCCATCAAGGACATGGCGGGTCTATTGAAGCCCTATGCGGCGCACAAGCTGGTGAAGGCACTGAAGGAAGAAGTCGGGCTGCCGCTGCACTTCCACACGCACGACACCAGCGGCTTGAACGCGGCTTCCATCCTGAAGGCGAGCGAAGCCGGGGTGGATGCGGTGGACGCGGCGCTGTCGTCGATGAGCGGCTCGACGTCGCAGCCGAACCTGAACTCGATTGTGGCCGCGCTGCAGCATGACAAGACGCGCGGGACGGGGCTCGATTTCGAAGCGCTGAACCGGGCATCGGATTACTGGGAAGTGGTGCGGGCGAATTACGCTCCGTTTGATACGGCGCCGCGGTCGGGTACGGCGGATGTGTACATCCACGAGATGCCGGGCGGGCAGTATACGAACCTGCGCGAGCAGGCCGAGAACCTGGGCCTGGGTCCAAGATGGCCTGAGATTGCCCGGATGTATGCCGATGTGAACCACGCCTTCGGCGACATCGTGAAGGTGACGCCGTCCAGCAAAGTGGTGGGCGACATGGCGCTGTTCCTGATCCAGCACGGGATGACCGTGAAGGAGTTCGAGAACCTTGGCGCGGGCCACAGCCTGAACATACCGAACTCGGTAGTAGAGATGTTCGAAGGGACGCTGGGCGAGCCGGAAGGCGGCTGGCCGAAGAAGATCTCGAACGTGATTTTGAAGGGTAAGAAGGCGGGCAAGGGCCGGCCGGGCGCCAAGCTGGCGCCGGTGCAGTTCGACGAGATTCGGACAGTGGTGGAGAAGAAGACGGGCCACAAGCCATCGGAGACCGACCTGATGAGCTATGTGATGTACCCGGACGTCTTCACAAAGTTCGACAAGGCTCGGGCGGCCTATGGCGACCTGACGGTGCTGCCATCGCCGACCTTCTTCTACGGGATGAAGACCGGGGAAGAGATCACCGTGGAGATCGAAGCCGGCAAGGCGCTGGTGATCAAGTTCGTGGCGGTGGGTGACCCGCATCCGGACGGCACGCGGACGGTGTTCTTTGAACTGAACGGCCAGCCGCGCGAGGTGACGATCCGGGACCGCAAGCTGAAGGCTGAGACGAAGGCGCATCCGGTGGCGGATGTGGCGGTGCCCGGTCAGGTGGGCGCTCCGATTCCCGGTGCGGTGACCAGTATCGCGGTGGAACTGAACCAGGAAGTGAAGAAGGGCGAGAAGCTGCTGGTGATGGAAGCGATGAAGATGCAGACGACGGTGTATGCTCCGGTGGCGGGCAAGATCAGCGCCCGGCATGTTTCCGTCGGACAGACTGTACAGCCGAAGGATCTTCTGGTGGTCATCAGCTAG
- a CDS encoding alginate export family protein has protein sequence MRYTLLVVSCLWTAAAFGQDPIKVGNVTISGSLRSRTEIWDYFQGAANNDYAFSGNIFKLSFAQTAKKVDWQFELAAPFLLGLPNDAIAPAPQLQLGLGGNYFGANSARRHAAMIFPKQGYLRFKGLFGDKDQSLRVGRFEWMDGGEVTPKDATLAALKRDRVNQRLIGPFGWSHVGRSFDGFEYKASKGAITYSVVSALTTRGAFQVDGWGNLKTGFSYGSATGQVGKGKNVGEWRALAVYYQDWRHVLKTDNRAAAVRLADMNNIRIGTYGGHYLHKIESSAGIFDFMLWGMLQSGKWGRQDHRSNAFDLEAGWQPKVMAKLKPWLMGGVTRTGGDNDPTDNKHGSYFQMLPTPRPYARIPFYNMMNNQDIYGILALRPHKAVTIRSEFHSLSLSNRNDLWYVGGGAFQPWSFGFIGRNTGKAKSLANQWDTSIDWTINKNWSITGFYAYVDGKTAMRAIYPNDQNAQFSYIELNYKF, from the coding sequence ATGCGTTACACCCTACTTGTCGTCAGTTGTCTCTGGACCGCCGCCGCCTTCGGCCAGGATCCTATTAAGGTAGGCAACGTCACCATCAGCGGGAGCCTGCGCTCCAGGACCGAAATCTGGGACTACTTCCAGGGGGCGGCCAACAACGACTATGCGTTCAGCGGCAACATCTTCAAGCTGAGCTTCGCGCAGACGGCGAAGAAGGTGGACTGGCAGTTTGAGCTGGCGGCGCCGTTCCTGTTGGGTCTTCCCAACGATGCGATCGCCCCGGCTCCGCAGCTTCAGCTCGGGTTGGGCGGCAACTACTTCGGCGCGAACAGCGCACGCCGCCATGCCGCGATGATTTTCCCCAAGCAGGGCTATCTGCGCTTTAAGGGGCTGTTTGGCGACAAGGACCAGAGCCTGCGGGTGGGCCGCTTCGAGTGGATGGACGGCGGAGAAGTCACCCCGAAGGACGCAACCCTGGCGGCGCTCAAGCGCGACCGCGTCAACCAGCGGCTGATCGGGCCATTTGGCTGGTCGCATGTGGGCCGCAGCTTCGACGGGTTCGAGTACAAGGCATCGAAGGGCGCCATCACCTATTCGGTGGTCAGTGCCCTGACAACGCGCGGCGCGTTCCAGGTGGACGGCTGGGGCAACCTGAAAACCGGCTTCTCGTACGGCTCGGCGACCGGCCAGGTGGGCAAGGGGAAGAACGTGGGTGAGTGGCGCGCCCTGGCGGTGTACTACCAGGATTGGCGCCACGTCCTGAAGACGGACAACCGGGCGGCGGCCGTGCGGCTGGCGGATATGAACAACATCCGTATCGGGACGTATGGCGGCCACTATCTGCACAAAATCGAGTCCTCGGCCGGCATCTTCGACTTCATGCTGTGGGGCATGCTGCAGAGCGGCAAGTGGGGCAGGCAGGATCACCGGTCGAATGCCTTCGACCTGGAAGCGGGCTGGCAGCCCAAAGTGATGGCGAAGCTGAAGCCGTGGCTGATGGGCGGGGTTACGCGAACAGGCGGCGACAACGACCCGACGGACAACAAGCACGGTTCGTACTTCCAGATGCTGCCGACGCCACGGCCCTATGCGCGCATCCCCTTCTATAACATGATGAATAACCAGGACATCTACGGCATCCTGGCGCTGCGGCCGCACAAGGCCGTGACCATCCGGTCTGAGTTCCATTCGCTGAGCCTGTCCAACCGGAACGACCTCTGGTATGTCGGCGGCGGAGCGTTCCAGCCGTGGAGCTTCGGCTTCATCGGCCGCAACACGGGCAAGGCGAAGAGCTTGGCCAATCAGTGGGATACGAGCATCGACTGGACCATCAACAAGAACTGGAGTATCACGGGCTTCTACGCCTATGTGGACGGCAAGACGGCCATGCGGGCGATCTACCCGAACGACCAGAATGCCCAGTTCTCCTACATTGAGCTGAACTATAAGTTCTAG
- a CDS encoding ABC transporter permease → MSWLTRFRNALRPEPLETELEDEFQEHLEQRAKRLETKGLSPEEARREAALRFGNSTLIRERSRDIRLWLGLETGLQDLRYGWRALRRNPVFAITAILSLSLAIGANTAIYSVVDAAILRKLPVPDPDSLIYLATPPIQQPGSETSDENTSFNYPVFNSFREAAGDSARLAGVGFPGRAEISDSAPGAPIEKVTRAYVSGEFFQVFGVTPALGRLFTAAEDKVPGGHPVMVLSYDFWQRRFHGDPGVINRTLLHDKTLYTIVGVAREGFFGNEPSRFVDIWVPTMMYQKEAFTNDRWQWMRITGRLGPGTTREQLAARFQPVLSQSNENRLKRMTTVPDVVRKQILEMKIFVQSGARGVSTFRRTFARPLWVVLCVAAAILLIACANVASLLLARASARAAEMAMRISLGAARLRLVRQLLTESLMLAGLAGVAGWLIARLAAPAVVAMLATPGDPYRFALEMDSRVLLFCALISALATLLFGMLPAWQASGTQPMQVLRGAASHGGRLRLGRLFVSVQVAFAFCLVMAGACFLFSLRNLRAVDAGFDPHQLALFSISNEVPAQEKAPKSNLMIQMRDRMAALSGVQAAAVAPWVVLEGSTWTDQIFLPGKSPSDREEIFYPVSSGYINTMRMRMLAGRDFTPREANNDPVVATVVNMAFVRRYFNSEDPEAALDKSFQRSSQPSMVTHRIVGVVSDSHYSSLRKAPVPIVYMPAEGSSYYTLHVRSNLDLPSLTRLVEREAAAVGSGTRLREVTTLDTLVGNTLLRERLLAVIGGTFALLGLVLAAIGLFGLLNYSVARRTREIGIRSALGAQRGEIVMLVGKDLAGMVGGGLLTGLVASLGLMTLVRSLLFGIRTVDPLVIGSATAVFSLVALMAGAFPAGRAAAVDPVVALRGE, encoded by the coding sequence ATGAGCTGGCTAACTCGATTCAGGAACGCTCTGCGGCCGGAACCTCTCGAAACCGAGCTGGAAGACGAATTTCAGGAACACCTCGAGCAGCGCGCCAAACGACTGGAGACAAAAGGTTTGTCGCCCGAGGAGGCCCGCCGCGAGGCCGCCCTCCGCTTCGGCAACTCCACCCTCATCCGGGAACGCAGCCGAGACATCCGACTCTGGCTGGGCCTCGAAACCGGCCTCCAGGACCTCCGCTACGGCTGGCGCGCCCTCCGCCGCAACCCGGTCTTCGCCATCACCGCCATCCTCTCCCTCAGCCTCGCCATTGGCGCCAACACAGCCATCTACTCCGTCGTCGACGCCGCCATCCTGCGCAAACTGCCTGTCCCGGACCCGGACAGTCTGATCTACCTGGCCACTCCGCCCATCCAGCAACCCGGCTCCGAGACCAGCGACGAGAACACCTCTTTCAACTACCCTGTATTCAATAGCTTTCGGGAGGCGGCTGGCGATTCCGCCCGGTTGGCCGGCGTCGGCTTTCCCGGCCGGGCCGAAATCAGCGATTCCGCCCCAGGGGCACCCATCGAGAAGGTCACCCGCGCCTATGTTTCCGGAGAGTTCTTCCAGGTATTCGGCGTGACCCCGGCCCTGGGGCGCCTGTTCACCGCCGCCGAAGACAAGGTCCCCGGTGGCCACCCCGTCATGGTCCTCAGCTACGACTTCTGGCAGCGCCGCTTCCATGGCGACCCTGGTGTTATCAACCGCACACTGCTCCACGACAAGACTCTGTACACGATCGTCGGGGTGGCGCGAGAGGGCTTCTTCGGCAATGAGCCCAGCCGCTTCGTCGACATTTGGGTGCCCACGATGATGTATCAGAAGGAGGCCTTCACCAACGATCGCTGGCAATGGATGCGCATTACGGGGCGGCTCGGCCCCGGCACGACGCGCGAGCAGTTGGCCGCCCGCTTCCAACCCGTGCTCAGCCAGTCCAACGAGAACAGGCTGAAGCGTATGACGACGGTGCCTGACGTTGTCCGGAAACAGATTCTGGAGATGAAGATCTTCGTCCAATCCGGTGCCCGCGGCGTATCGACCTTCCGACGGACCTTTGCCCGGCCGCTCTGGGTTGTGCTCTGTGTCGCTGCCGCCATCCTGCTCATCGCCTGTGCGAATGTCGCCAGCTTGCTCCTGGCCCGGGCCTCGGCCCGCGCTGCCGAGATGGCGATGCGCATCTCTCTCGGTGCGGCGCGCTTGCGTCTGGTCCGCCAATTGTTGACGGAGAGCCTCATGCTGGCCGGTCTGGCCGGAGTAGCCGGCTGGCTCATCGCCCGATTGGCGGCTCCCGCGGTCGTCGCGATGCTCGCTACCCCTGGCGACCCCTACCGGTTTGCGCTCGAAATGGACTCTCGTGTCCTCTTGTTCTGTGCGCTCATCTCCGCCCTGGCCACCCTGCTCTTTGGCATGCTGCCCGCCTGGCAAGCCTCGGGGACTCAGCCCATGCAGGTGCTGCGCGGCGCGGCCAGCCATGGCGGACGCCTCCGCCTGGGCCGCCTCTTTGTCAGTGTTCAGGTCGCCTTTGCCTTCTGCCTCGTCATGGCCGGAGCCTGTTTCCTATTCAGCCTAAGAAACTTGCGGGCTGTCGACGCCGGGTTCGACCCGCACCAGTTGGCCCTCTTCTCCATCAGCAACGAGGTGCCCGCCCAGGAGAAGGCCCCAAAGTCTAATTTGATGATCCAGATGCGAGACCGCATGGCGGCGCTCTCCGGAGTACAGGCCGCGGCCGTCGCCCCCTGGGTAGTTCTGGAAGGGAGCACCTGGACGGACCAGATCTTTCTGCCCGGCAAATCGCCCAGTGACCGCGAAGAGATCTTTTACCCGGTGTCGTCCGGCTACATCAACACGATGCGGATGCGCATGTTGGCGGGCCGCGACTTCACGCCGCGCGAGGCGAACAACGATCCGGTCGTCGCCACCGTGGTCAACATGGCCTTCGTGCGCAGGTACTTCAATTCAGAAGACCCGGAGGCCGCACTGGACAAATCATTTCAACGCTCCAGCCAGCCCTCGATGGTGACTCACCGTATCGTCGGAGTCGTCAGCGACTCACATTACTCCAGCTTGCGGAAAGCGCCTGTCCCCATCGTCTACATGCCGGCGGAGGGCAGCAGTTACTACACCCTGCATGTCCGCTCCAATCTGGACCTGCCTTCGCTAACCAGGCTCGTCGAAAGAGAGGCCGCGGCCGTCGGCTCAGGCACCCGTCTGCGCGAGGTCACGACGCTCGACACCCTCGTCGGCAACACGCTTCTGCGCGAGCGGCTGCTGGCTGTCATCGGTGGAACCTTCGCCCTGTTGGGCCTGGTTCTGGCGGCTATCGGCCTGTTCGGCCTGTTGAACTACTCCGTCGCCCGCCGGACCCGCGAAATCGGCATCCGTTCCGCCCTCGGTGCGCAGCGCGGGGAGATTGTGATGTTGGTGGGCAAGGACTTAGCCGGTATGGTAGGGGGCGGATTGCTCACTGGCCTGGTGGCCTCGCTCGGCCTCATGACTCTCGTCCGATCGCTGCTCTTCGGCATACGGACGGTTGATCCGCTCGTCATCGGCTCCGCCACGGCAGTCTTCTCCCTGGTCGCCCTGATGGCCGGAGCCTTCCCCGCCGGGCGGGCCGCCGCCGTCGATCCGGTCGTGGCCCTCCGCGGCGAGTAG
- a CDS encoding MBL fold metallo-hydrolase: MATDQMAPAKRRVGRRAWLGGIGVGVAGVGAGLVYRAAPFFWKQFAKDLGTSIAPAPKHPDPAKWPDQGIHAAWLGHSTVLMKIDGFTIITDPVFSSWIGLGIGPFTLGMKRLVEPALELEKLPKVDLILLSHAHMDHFDLPSLRALEARKPEVVTANATSDLLRIQNYRRVQEVGWGQQVRVGPATIKAFEVRHWGARLRSDTYRGYNAYIIQAGRYRVVFGGDTAITDTFRQVGGANLAIMPVGAYNPWIRVHCNPEQAWQMANDARADLVLPVHHQTFHLSSESSNEPLERILSAAGSACDSRIPARVIGDELRLA, translated from the coding sequence TTGGCTACTGACCAAATGGCGCCGGCGAAACGGCGTGTTGGACGCCGCGCCTGGCTCGGTGGAATTGGCGTTGGTGTGGCCGGAGTCGGTGCGGGCCTCGTCTACCGGGCCGCGCCCTTCTTCTGGAAACAGTTCGCCAAGGATCTGGGGACCTCCATCGCCCCGGCGCCCAAACATCCCGATCCCGCTAAGTGGCCTGACCAGGGCATCCATGCCGCCTGGCTTGGACACTCCACGGTTCTGATGAAGATCGATGGGTTCACCATCATTACGGACCCGGTCTTCAGCTCGTGGATCGGTCTCGGCATCGGCCCGTTCACCCTCGGCATGAAGCGTCTGGTGGAGCCGGCCCTGGAGCTCGAAAAGCTCCCCAAGGTCGACCTCATCCTCCTCTCGCATGCTCACATGGACCACTTTGACCTGCCCAGCCTGCGCGCCCTCGAAGCGCGCAAGCCCGAAGTTGTCACGGCCAACGCCACGTCCGACCTGCTGCGGATTCAGAACTACCGCCGCGTCCAGGAAGTGGGCTGGGGCCAGCAGGTGCGCGTCGGTCCGGCCACCATCAAGGCTTTCGAAGTGCGCCATTGGGGCGCGCGCCTGCGCAGCGACACCTATCGCGGCTACAACGCCTACATCATCCAGGCCGGCCGCTACCGCGTCGTCTTCGGCGGCGACACGGCCATAACGGATACCTTCCGCCAGGTGGGCGGCGCGAACCTCGCCATCATGCCCGTAGGCGCCTACAACCCCTGGATCCGCGTCCATTGCAACCCCGAACAGGCCTGGCAGATGGCCAACGACGCCCGCGCCGACCTCGTCCTCCCCGTCCACCACCAGACCTTCCACCTCAGCTCCGAGTCTTCGAACGAGCCCCTGGAGCGAATCCTCAGCGCCGCCGGCAGCGCCTGCGACAGCCGCATTCCCGCCCGCGTCATCGGCGACGAACTGCGCCTGGCATAA